A genomic stretch from Rhabdothermincola salaria includes:
- a CDS encoding beta-class carbonic anhydrase — MPTTTDELLANNDGYATGFTKGDLPLPPAKKVAVLACMDARLDPARALGLEEGDAHVIRNAGGVVSEDAIRSLTISQRLLGTEEIILVHHTDCGMLTFTDADVKAQIQADTGVRPSFALEAFSDLDDDVRQSIARIQASPFVPKTDAVRGFVYEVETGRLREVV; from the coding sequence CTGCTCGCCAACAACGACGGCTACGCCACTGGCTTCACCAAGGGCGATCTCCCCCTGCCCCCGGCCAAGAAGGTCGCCGTGCTGGCGTGCATGGACGCCCGCCTCGACCCCGCCCGGGCCCTCGGACTCGAAGAGGGCGATGCCCACGTGATCCGCAACGCCGGGGGTGTGGTGAGCGAGGACGCCATCCGCTCGCTCACGATCAGCCAGCGCCTGCTCGGCACCGAGGAGATCATCCTCGTCCACCACACCGACTGCGGCATGTTGACCTTCACCGACGCCGACGTGAAGGCCCAGATCCAGGCCGACACCGGTGTGCGGCCGAGCTTCGCCCTCGAGGCCTTCTCGGACCTCGACGACGACGTCCGCCAGTCCATCGCCCGCATCCAGGCCAGCCCGTTCGTCCCGAAGACCGATGCCGTGCGCGGCTTCGTCTACGAGGTCGAGACCGGGCGCCTCCGCGAGGTGGTCTGA